Proteins co-encoded in one Christiangramia fulva genomic window:
- a CDS encoding DUF4270 domain-containing protein encodes MKLNKLIQFAAVLVALSAFTACDEDYSKIGGEIINNPTDVKMNEYEVDAYSQKINSVQTNNLANLVLGTYKDPVYGESTASIVTQLSLSRVDPEFGTNPQLDSVVLTLPYYSTETAESTTDDPRYKLDSIFGGGSFKLSVYETSYFLNDLDPETDFEQRQKYFSDQQPVVEQHIVGDPLFVDPNFKPSAVTYDTYEVKNGETDTVTNAPALRIKLPIAFFQNKILNKEGSSELMNNGNFRNYFRSLFIKAEPNETDGSQILFNFSGSDLKISLYYTHEVEEEVDGNTTTVNKQASYDLMISGGIHFNTYSGEFPDSVLQAINEQDQNSNGSEKLYVKGEEGSMVVIDLFPDESVLQDLIDNKMLVNEANLIFYVDQEAVANSEEPERLLLYNLDNNTLLADYDNDPVTNSVSRKSKLTFAPLLERGEDDKGIFYKIRITQHLSNLINENIENVRLGLVVPGNINVTNFSAVRGIENVQKIPSTSLFTPLGTVLYGDEAADPEKRLKLRIYYTDYN; translated from the coding sequence ATGAAATTAAACAAATTGATTCAGTTCGCAGCCGTATTGGTTGCTCTTTCCGCTTTTACAGCATGTGATGAAGATTATTCGAAGATAGGTGGGGAAATAATAAATAACCCTACTGATGTGAAGATGAACGAATATGAGGTGGATGCGTATTCTCAAAAAATAAATTCAGTCCAAACCAATAATCTTGCAAATCTTGTTTTAGGAACCTATAAAGATCCTGTTTACGGCGAAAGTACAGCGAGTATTGTTACCCAGCTTAGTCTTTCCAGGGTTGATCCAGAATTTGGCACCAATCCTCAGTTAGATAGTGTTGTTTTGACCCTTCCATATTATTCAACCGAGACAGCCGAAAGTACTACAGATGATCCAAGATATAAACTCGATTCGATCTTTGGTGGAGGAAGCTTTAAATTATCGGTTTATGAAACCTCTTATTTTCTGAACGATCTCGATCCTGAAACTGATTTTGAGCAACGCCAGAAATATTTTTCTGATCAACAGCCCGTAGTGGAGCAACATATCGTAGGGGATCCCTTATTCGTTGACCCTAATTTCAAACCTTCAGCAGTCACTTATGATACCTATGAAGTGAAGAATGGCGAGACAGATACAGTTACCAATGCTCCGGCCTTACGAATAAAGCTACCGATTGCCTTTTTTCAGAATAAAATACTGAATAAGGAAGGCTCGTCTGAGCTAATGAATAATGGGAATTTCAGGAATTACTTCCGAAGCCTTTTTATTAAAGCTGAACCAAATGAAACTGATGGAAGTCAGATCTTGTTTAATTTTTCAGGATCAGATTTAAAGATCAGCCTCTATTATACTCATGAAGTCGAAGAAGAAGTTGATGGAAATACTACAACAGTTAATAAACAGGCGAGTTATGATCTAATGATCTCCGGTGGAATTCATTTCAATACCTATTCGGGAGAATTTCCCGATTCGGTTTTGCAGGCTATAAATGAACAGGACCAGAATTCAAACGGTTCTGAAAAATTGTATGTAAAAGGAGAAGAGGGAAGCATGGTTGTTATTGATCTTTTTCCCGATGAAAGTGTGCTTCAGGATCTCATAGACAATAAAATGCTGGTAAACGAAGCCAATCTTATCTTTTATGTCGATCAGGAGGCTGTGGCAAATTCTGAAGAACCCGAACGGCTTCTTCTTTATAATCTTGATAATAATACTTTATTGGCTGATTATGATAATGATCCTGTTACTAATAGCGTTTCCCGAAAATCCAAACTGACTTTTGCGCCATTGCTGGAAAGAGGAGAGGATGATAAAGGAATTTTTTACAAGATCCGGATCACTCAGCACCTTTCCAATTTGATAAACGAAAATATTGAAAATGTCCGTTTAGGCCTGGTAGTTCCGGGGAATATAAATGTTACTAATTTTTCTGCGGTTAGAGGAATTGAGAATGTGCAAAAAATACCTTCCACCTCTTTGTTTACACCTTTAGGAACCGTTTTGTATGGTGATGAGGCAGCAGACCCTGAAAAAAGACTTAAATTAAGGATTTATTACACCGATTATAATTAG
- a CDS encoding lysylphosphatidylglycerol synthase transmembrane domain-containing protein — protein sequence MRKKTTRILKIFIPLFLGIFLIWYSLGTATPQERAEIWSSIKQADKSWIIISFFLGALSHLSRAYRWKYLLEPMGYTSRLSNRFMAVMVAYLANFGIPRSGEVLRAVSLSSYEKVPFEKGFGTIISERVADLLILMLIVVLAISFKTETLLTYLQEQHINPLNTFLIFLMLLAIMVIALNFVRRSSWPPFQKLKKIAKGLLEGMRSILRMKHKWKFIFHTVFIWTMYVLMFFVISQSLPETANVGSGTLLAAFIVGSFAVSATNGGLGVYPLAVGGILIFFGIEEHAAEAFGWISWTTQTFVVLIFGGLSFILLPILNNRK from the coding sequence GTGAGAAAAAAAACTACCAGAATATTAAAGATTTTTATTCCCCTCTTTTTGGGGATTTTTTTGATCTGGTATTCTCTGGGTACGGCAACACCGCAGGAAAGGGCCGAGATCTGGTCGAGTATTAAGCAAGCCGATAAAAGCTGGATAATAATTTCTTTTTTTCTTGGAGCCCTCTCCCATCTTTCCCGGGCCTATCGATGGAAATATCTTTTGGAGCCCATGGGTTACACTTCCAGACTTTCCAACCGTTTTATGGCTGTTATGGTCGCTTACCTCGCTAATTTCGGAATCCCGCGTTCAGGAGAGGTGCTTAGAGCAGTGAGTTTATCGAGCTACGAAAAAGTACCTTTTGAAAAAGGTTTTGGAACGATAATTTCTGAAAGAGTTGCAGATCTTCTCATACTCATGCTTATTGTGGTTCTGGCTATTAGCTTTAAAACTGAAACCCTCTTAACTTACTTACAGGAGCAGCATATAAATCCTCTTAATACGTTTCTGATCTTCCTAATGCTCCTTGCGATCATGGTCATAGCCCTCAATTTCGTACGAAGATCCTCCTGGCCTCCCTTTCAAAAATTGAAGAAAATTGCCAAAGGCCTTTTGGAAGGAATGCGCAGTATCCTGCGAATGAAACACAAATGGAAATTTATATTCCATACCGTTTTCATCTGGACCATGTATGTGCTAATGTTCTTTGTGATTAGTCAAAGCCTTCCTGAAACTGCAAATGTGGGCAGCGGAACCCTTCTTGCGGCATTTATTGTTGGCTCTTTTGCGGTATCTGCAACTAACGGAGGCTTAGGCGTTTATCCACTAGCAGTAGGCGGAATTTTAATCTTCTTTGGAATTGAAGAACATGCAGCCGAGGCCTTCGGATGGATCTCCTGGACCACTCAAACCTTTGTGGTACTGATATTTGGCGGACTTTCTTTTATTTTGCTCCCTATTCTGAATAATAGGAAATAA
- a CDS encoding S10 family peptidase, translating to MKQHLKVLLFLFMLTSFPTMYSQKKEPTASDSLFAKYLKPEKSVTEGTVTVEGKSIDYKAIAGTMVLKNDMEKPTISMSYTAYFKEGLKDASKRPITFIYNGGPGSATIWLHMGAWGPQRVFLKDTSRTKAPYKTVNNDYSLLDVSDLVFIDAPGTGFGKIITEDMGGAGEKKDFYGTDQDAKAFTDFITKFISEFDRWNSPKYLFGESYGTYRSAVVAKNLQEKNISLNGVILLSQLLSWDNMTELASENPGNDKPFQLILPSFAATAWYHHKLPNRPEKLEPFLKEVENFALTDYALALNQGSDISEATFNATAQKLHEYTGLPVDFIKKANLRVNGPQFEKALLGDTNEITGRLDSRFKGESSNPLGETPAYDPMDSYIDAAFTSAYNNYTRTQLNFGKDREYNVFGNVHPWEMNRKEGYVGFPNAMNDLAEAMVYNPDLKVMLNMGYFDLGTPYFEGIYEMKHLPMPNSLQKNIEYQTYMSGHMVYLHPESLKLLHDNVAAFIKATH from the coding sequence ATGAAACAACATTTAAAGGTTCTTTTATTCCTGTTTATGCTGACTTCTTTTCCCACAATGTATTCGCAGAAAAAAGAACCCACTGCTTCTGACAGCTTATTTGCAAAATATTTAAAACCCGAAAAATCGGTTACCGAAGGTACGGTTACCGTGGAAGGTAAAAGCATTGACTACAAAGCTATTGCCGGCACTATGGTTTTAAAGAATGACATGGAAAAACCAACCATAAGCATGTCTTACACCGCCTATTTTAAAGAGGGATTGAAAGATGCTTCCAAGCGCCCGATCACCTTTATTTATAATGGCGGTCCCGGCAGCGCGACCATCTGGCTTCATATGGGCGCCTGGGGCCCTCAGCGAGTTTTTCTCAAGGACACCTCCAGAACCAAAGCTCCCTATAAAACGGTCAACAATGATTACAGCCTTTTAGATGTAAGTGATCTTGTTTTTATTGACGCGCCGGGAACCGGATTTGGTAAAATCATTACTGAAGATATGGGAGGTGCAGGTGAAAAAAAGGATTTCTACGGAACTGACCAGGATGCCAAAGCCTTCACCGATTTTATCACGAAATTTATATCGGAATTCGACCGATGGAATTCTCCAAAATATCTTTTCGGTGAGAGTTATGGAACCTACAGATCTGCTGTAGTTGCAAAAAACCTTCAGGAAAAAAATATCAGCCTGAATGGGGTAATTCTGCTTTCCCAGCTTCTTTCGTGGGATAATATGACAGAGCTGGCATCTGAAAATCCTGGAAACGACAAACCTTTTCAACTCATCCTACCATCATTTGCAGCTACAGCATGGTATCACCATAAATTACCCAACCGTCCTGAAAAATTAGAGCCTTTTTTAAAGGAAGTAGAAAATTTCGCCCTCACAGACTATGCACTTGCCCTTAACCAGGGATCAGATATCAGCGAGGCAACTTTTAATGCAACGGCCCAGAAACTTCATGAATACACCGGTTTGCCTGTGGATTTCATAAAAAAAGCAAACCTGAGGGTAAACGGACCGCAGTTTGAAAAAGCATTATTGGGAGATACTAATGAGATAACGGGAAGGCTTGATTCAAGGTTTAAGGGTGAAAGCTCCAATCCTTTAGGGGAAACCCCGGCTTATGATCCTATGGATTCTTATATAGATGCTGCTTTTACTTCGGCTTACAATAATTATACAAGAACACAACTCAATTTTGGAAAAGACAGGGAATATAATGTCTTTGGAAATGTACACCCATGGGAAATGAACCGAAAAGAGGGATATGTTGGTTTTCCAAATGCTATGAACGATTTAGCGGAAGCGATGGTTTATAATCCAGATTTGAAAGTAATGCTCAATATGGGTTATTTCGATCTTGGAACTCCTTATTTTGAAGGTATTTATGAAATGAAACATTTGCCAATGCCTAATTCTCTTCAAAAAAATATTGAATACCAGACCTACATGTCGGGACACATGGTTTACCTGCACCCGGAATCGCTGAAATTGCTTCACGATAATGTGGCAGCTTTTATCAAAGCCACCCATTAA
- the panC gene encoding pantoate--beta-alanine ligase, producing the protein MQIFREKKELSRAIDLKKKEGKSLGLVPTMGALHEGHLSLVKKALQETDLVVVSIFVNPTQFDNHDDLEKYPRDLQKDLDLLKSIDENIWIFVPSAEDLYGEEITSEHFEFDGLEKVMEGAFRKGHFDGVGTVVKKLFETVKPDKAFFGQKDYQQLQIIRKLTEKAALPVEIVGCPIQRESNGLARSSRNERLNDQSREKAAFIYETLQKAKDLFGTKDADYVIEWVEKQFQNHSFLNLEYFEIADANTLKKINRKQKGNQYRAFIAVYAGDIRLIDNIALN; encoded by the coding sequence ATGCAGATTTTTAGGGAGAAAAAGGAGCTTTCACGGGCTATAGATTTGAAAAAAAAGGAAGGAAAGTCCCTAGGGCTCGTTCCTACCATGGGAGCCCTTCATGAAGGTCATCTCTCGTTGGTAAAAAAAGCCTTACAGGAAACCGATCTTGTGGTAGTAAGTATTTTCGTAAATCCAACTCAATTTGACAATCACGATGATCTGGAAAAATACCCCAGAGATCTTCAAAAAGATCTTGACCTTCTGAAAAGTATTGATGAAAATATCTGGATCTTTGTTCCCTCTGCAGAAGACCTCTACGGAGAAGAAATAACTTCTGAACATTTCGAATTCGACGGATTAGAAAAGGTGATGGAAGGCGCTTTCCGCAAAGGCCATTTTGACGGAGTTGGAACCGTTGTAAAAAAACTCTTTGAAACCGTAAAACCAGATAAGGCCTTTTTTGGTCAAAAAGATTATCAGCAGCTCCAGATTATTCGTAAATTAACAGAAAAGGCTGCACTTCCCGTAGAGATTGTGGGCTGCCCTATTCAAAGGGAAAGCAACGGCCTTGCAAGGTCTTCGAGGAACGAACGTCTAAATGACCAATCCAGAGAAAAGGCAGCTTTTATATATGAGACTCTTCAGAAAGCGAAAGATCTCTTCGGCACAAAAGATGCAGATTATGTAATAGAATGGGTAGAAAAACAGTTTCAAAATCACTCATTTTTAAATCTGGAATATTTTGAGATTGCAGATGCCAATACGCTCAAAAAGATAAATCGAAAGCAAAAAGGAAATCAATACAGGGCCTTTATTGCTGTTTATGCAGGAGATATCCGTTTAATAGACAATATTGCTCTGAACTAA
- the atpD gene encoding F0F1 ATP synthase subunit beta produces MSKITGKVAQIIGPVVDVVFDSESELPKIYDSLEIARKDGSTLVLEVQSHIGEDTVRTISMDSTDGLSRGVEVLSTGNPIQMPIGKDVYGRLFNVIGDAIDGLGNLPKAGKDGLPIHRQAPKFEDLSVSTEVLFTGIKVIDLIEPYSKGGKIGLFGGAGVGKTVLIQELINNIAKGHGGLSVFAGVGERTREGNDLLREMLESGIIKYGEAFSHSMEEGGWDLQKVDKAALKESKATFVFGQMNEPPGARARVALSGLTIAEYFRDGAGESQGKDVLFFVDNIFRFTQAGSEVSALLGRMPSAVGYQPTLATEMGAMQERITSTKNGSITSVQAVYVPADDLTDPAPATTFAHLDATTVLSRKIAELGIYPAVDPLDSTSRILTPDILGKEHYDCAQRVKELLQRYKELQDIIAILGMEELSEEDKLAVSRARRVQRFLSQPFHVAEQFTGIPGVLVDIKETIKGFNMIMDGELDHLPEAAFNLKGTIEEAIEAGEKMLAES; encoded by the coding sequence ATGTCTAAAATCACAGGTAAAGTTGCCCAGATTATTGGTCCTGTAGTTGACGTTGTGTTCGACTCAGAAAGTGAACTGCCAAAGATCTACGACTCTTTGGAAATCGCCAGAAAAGACGGTTCTACATTGGTTCTTGAAGTGCAGTCGCACATTGGTGAAGATACGGTAAGAACTATCTCTATGGATTCAACCGATGGTTTAAGCCGTGGAGTTGAAGTTCTTTCAACCGGAAACCCTATTCAAATGCCAATTGGAAAAGATGTTTACGGACGACTTTTCAATGTTATCGGAGATGCGATCGACGGATTGGGAAATCTTCCTAAAGCAGGAAAAGACGGACTTCCAATTCACCGCCAGGCACCAAAATTCGAAGACTTATCTGTTTCTACTGAAGTGCTTTTTACCGGGATTAAAGTAATTGACCTTATCGAACCTTATTCTAAAGGTGGTAAGATTGGTCTTTTCGGTGGTGCCGGTGTGGGAAAAACAGTACTTATTCAGGAATTGATCAACAATATTGCGAAAGGTCACGGTGGTCTTTCTGTATTTGCCGGAGTTGGTGAGCGTACTCGTGAAGGAAATGACCTTCTTCGTGAAATGCTCGAATCAGGAATTATCAAGTATGGTGAAGCTTTCTCTCATTCTATGGAAGAAGGAGGCTGGGATCTTCAAAAAGTTGATAAAGCCGCATTAAAAGAGTCAAAAGCGACTTTCGTATTCGGGCAGATGAACGAACCTCCGGGAGCACGTGCGCGTGTGGCGCTTTCTGGTCTTACCATCGCGGAATATTTCCGTGACGGAGCCGGAGAAAGTCAGGGGAAAGACGTTCTTTTCTTCGTAGATAATATCTTCCGTTTTACCCAGGCAGGTTCTGAGGTTTCGGCACTTCTAGGTCGTATGCCTTCTGCGGTAGGTTACCAGCCTACACTTGCAACCGAAATGGGTGCGATGCAGGAGCGTATTACTTCTACCAAGAATGGATCGATTACTTCTGTACAGGCGGTTTACGTGCCTGCAGATGACTTGACCGACCCTGCACCAGCGACCACTTTCGCTCACCTTGATGCGACCACAGTGCTTTCTCGTAAGATTGCCGAGCTTGGTATCTATCCCGCGGTGGATCCTCTGGATTCTACTTCAAGGATTCTTACTCCGGATATTCTTGGAAAAGAACATTACGACTGTGCTCAACGAGTAAAAGAGCTGCTTCAGCGTTATAAGGAACTTCAGGATATCATCGCGATCCTTGGTATGGAAGAACTTTCTGAAGAAGATAAACTTGCCGTTTCCCGTGCAAGACGTGTTCAGCGTTTCCTTTCTCAGCCATTCCACGTTGCCGAGCAGTTTACCGGTATCCCGGGAGTGCTTGTGGATATCAAGGAAACTATCAAAGGTTTCAACATGATCATGGACGGTGAGTTGGATCACCTTCCGGAGGCTGCCTTCAACCTTAAAGGGACAATTGAAGAAGCGATCGAAGCCGGAGAAAAAATGCTTGCTGAATCTTAA
- the panD gene encoding aspartate 1-decarboxylase, giving the protein MQIHVVKSKIHRVKVTGADLNYIGSVTIDEDLMDAANIVEGEKVQIVNNNNGERLETYVIPGARNSGEITLNGAAARKVAKGDVLIIIAYGIMDMEEARNFKPSLVFPDEETNLLK; this is encoded by the coding sequence ATGCAGATTCACGTAGTAAAATCAAAAATCCACCGGGTGAAAGTAACCGGGGCCGATTTAAACTATATTGGCAGCGTAACTATTGATGAAGATCTTATGGACGCTGCAAATATCGTGGAAGGTGAAAAGGTCCAAATTGTGAACAATAATAACGGGGAACGCCTGGAAACCTATGTGATCCCCGGGGCCAGAAATTCAGGAGAAATCACTCTTAACGGTGCGGCAGCAAGGAAAGTGGCAAAAGGCGATGTTCTTATCATTATCGCCTATGGTATTATGGATATGGAAGAAGCCCGCAATTTTAAGCCTTCACTGGTGTTCCCAGATGAGGAAACAAATTTGCTTAAATAA
- a CDS encoding alpha/beta hydrolase, whose product MKRLLLMVMALLVPLCYYGQVKYEQISSEKLGETRQIKIKLPRSYEDKPDKVYPVMIVLDGDYLFEPIAGMVDYYSYWEEIPEMIVVGVNQDGIRMEDTSYDERSLPTAKGAKFFEFLGMELMAKMDEKFRTSNFRIIAGHDFTSNFINYYLLKEQPLFSAYINISPDLAAEMDARLTRSLTNSEKKIWYYLATGSEDIPDLKKNILSFDNQLKKIDNKALHYKFDNFENETHYSLVGKAIPSAIEYIFENYRPISQKDFNEVLLQTSISPSKYLSDKYESINELYGVKKKIRLNDFLAVYQAIEKTRNWEELKPLYKMAYDNFPGTMLGTFFEARYEEETGNPKKAMRIYQNAYGQEKIAFINTDFMLGKAEAIKKDFGYN is encoded by the coding sequence ATGAAACGATTATTACTTATGGTAATGGCTCTTCTTGTGCCATTATGTTATTATGGCCAGGTGAAATATGAACAAATTTCTTCAGAAAAACTTGGCGAAACCAGACAGATCAAAATTAAGCTGCCACGAAGCTATGAAGACAAGCCGGACAAGGTTTATCCCGTTATGATAGTTCTTGACGGAGACTATCTTTTTGAACCCATAGCAGGAATGGTAGATTATTATTCTTATTGGGAAGAGATCCCTGAAATGATTGTGGTCGGGGTGAACCAGGACGGGATCAGGATGGAGGATACTTCGTATGATGAAAGGTCCCTTCCCACAGCAAAAGGAGCAAAGTTCTTTGAATTTTTAGGAATGGAACTTATGGCCAAAATGGATGAAAAATTCCGTACTTCCAATTTCCGGATAATTGCCGGACATGATTTTACCTCAAATTTTATCAATTATTATTTGTTGAAAGAACAGCCGCTTTTCAGCGCATATATCAATATCAGCCCCGATCTTGCCGCAGAAATGGACGCACGCCTTACCCGTTCCCTAACCAATTCTGAAAAGAAAATATGGTATTACCTGGCAACGGGATCAGAAGATATTCCGGATCTAAAAAAGAATATTCTCAGCTTTGATAATCAGCTAAAAAAAATTGATAATAAAGCCCTTCATTATAAGTTCGACAATTTTGAAAATGAAACTCATTATTCATTGGTAGGCAAGGCGATTCCTTCGGCCATAGAGTATATTTTTGAAAATTACAGGCCCATTAGCCAGAAAGATTTCAATGAAGTGCTTCTTCAAACTTCCATTTCTCCTTCAAAATACCTTTCTGATAAATACGAAAGTATTAACGAACTTTACGGAGTCAAAAAGAAAATCCGTCTAAACGATTTTCTGGCGGTTTATCAGGCCATTGAAAAGACCCGAAATTGGGAAGAACTGAAGCCTCTTTATAAAATGGCCTATGACAATTTTCCCGGCACCATGCTAGGCACTTTCTTTGAAGCCCGTTATGAGGAAGAAACCGGAAATCCGAAGAAAGCGATGAGAATCTATCAAAATGCTTACGGACAGGAGAAAATTGCTTTTATTAACACCGATTTTATGCTGGGAAAGGCTGAAGCGATAAAAAAAGATTTCGGGTATAATTAA
- a CDS encoding glycogen/starch synthase: protein MKDKRVLYVSSEVIPYLPETEISSTSFEAAKMVNNLGGQIRIFMPRFGNINERRHQLHEVIRLSGMNLVINDLDMPLIIKVASIPKERMQVYFIDNEDYFKRKATLTDEDGNLFPDNDERAIFFAKGVIETVKKLNWSPDIIHVHGWLSSLLPLYLRNYYGNEPLFRDSKIVTSIYNQSFDDTLDKETYKKVLFDGLENASVKHLKNPTFVNLLKTAVDNSDAVVIGGDNVPEELKKYIDKLDKPVLPYTEKENFAQAYQDFYTTKVLSE, encoded by the coding sequence ATGAAAGATAAGAGAGTCTTATACGTCTCATCTGAAGTTATACCCTACTTACCTGAAACCGAAATATCATCAACCTCATTTGAAGCAGCCAAAATGGTCAATAATCTTGGCGGACAGATACGCATCTTTATGCCCAGGTTTGGCAATATTAACGAAAGAAGACATCAGTTACATGAAGTGATCAGGCTCTCCGGGATGAACCTTGTGATCAACGATCTTGATATGCCTCTTATTATTAAGGTCGCCTCCATTCCGAAAGAAAGAATGCAGGTTTACTTTATTGATAATGAAGATTATTTTAAAAGAAAGGCCACGCTTACCGATGAAGATGGAAATCTTTTTCCCGATAATGATGAAAGGGCGATCTTTTTTGCCAAAGGAGTAATAGAAACTGTCAAAAAGTTGAACTGGTCGCCAGATATCATTCATGTTCACGGCTGGCTTTCTTCGCTGTTGCCGTTGTACTTAAGAAATTATTATGGCAATGAGCCCCTGTTCAGAGATTCCAAAATAGTTACTTCAATTTACAATCAAAGCTTTGATGATACGTTAGATAAGGAAACTTATAAAAAAGTATTGTTTGATGGACTGGAAAATGCCAGTGTAAAACATCTAAAAAATCCTACTTTTGTCAACCTGCTTAAAACAGCCGTCGATAATTCTGATGCGGTGGTAATAGGCGGTGATAACGTGCCTGAAGAATTGAAAAAATATATAGATAAATTAGACAAACCGGTACTCCCATATACCGAAAAAGAAAATTTCGCTCAGGCTTATCAGGATTTTTACACTACAAAAGTTTTGTCTGAATAG
- the glmS gene encoding glutamine--fructose-6-phosphate transaminase (isomerizing) — protein MCGIVGYIGHREAYPIVLKGLQRLEYRGYDSAGIALYDGEQLKMSKTKGKVADLKKRLESEISTNGNVGLGHTRWATHGEPNDVNSHPHYSNSGDLVIIHNGIIENYDALRKELKKRGYQFTSETDTEVLVNLIEDVIKKEGVKLGKAVQIALNQTVGAYAIAVFNKKKPDEIVVARLGSPLAIGVGEDEFFVASDASPFIEFTNNAIYLEDGEMAVVRRHKDVRVRKIKDDSLVDPYVQELQLNLEQIEKSGFEHFMLKEIHEQPNAISDTYRGRMLVKKGIIKMAGVDDNIERIANAKRIIIVACGTSWHAGLVAEYIFEDIARIPVEVEYASEFRYRNPVITENDVVIAISQSGETADTMAAIKLAKEKGAFTFGVCNVVGSSISRETHAGAYTHAGPEIGVASTKAFTTQITVLTLMALKLGKFKGTISNSDFQFHLQEMERIPEKVMKALKSDELIQKIAYTYKDAPNCLYLGRGYNFPVALEGALKLKEISYIHAEGYPAAEMKHGPIALIDEQMPVVVIATKKGHYEKVVSNIQEIKSRKGKIIAVVTEGDGEVRELADHVIEVPETIESLTPLLTTIPLQLLSYHIAVMLGKNVDQPRNLAKSVTVE, from the coding sequence ATGTGTGGAATTGTTGGATATATTGGACATCGTGAGGCATATCCCATAGTTTTAAAAGGATTGCAAAGACTGGAATACCGCGGGTATGACAGTGCGGGCATCGCTCTTTATGATGGTGAGCAGTTGAAGATGAGCAAAACCAAAGGAAAGGTTGCCGATCTAAAAAAACGTCTTGAAAGTGAAATTTCCACCAATGGGAATGTTGGGCTTGGACATACGCGTTGGGCTACTCATGGTGAACCGAATGATGTAAATTCCCATCCTCATTATTCCAATTCTGGTGATCTTGTGATCATCCATAATGGAATTATAGAAAATTACGATGCTCTTCGAAAAGAGCTTAAGAAGAGAGGTTACCAATTCACCAGTGAGACTGATACTGAAGTCCTGGTTAACCTTATTGAAGATGTAATCAAAAAAGAGGGAGTTAAACTGGGAAAAGCTGTGCAAATCGCCCTTAATCAAACCGTAGGAGCTTATGCGATCGCGGTTTTCAATAAAAAGAAACCCGATGAGATCGTTGTTGCCAGATTAGGGAGTCCTCTCGCTATTGGAGTTGGAGAAGACGAATTCTTTGTAGCTTCTGATGCCTCCCCTTTTATCGAATTTACCAATAATGCCATATATCTGGAAGACGGTGAAATGGCAGTGGTTAGGAGGCATAAGGATGTGCGGGTACGCAAGATCAAGGATGACTCTCTGGTAGATCCATACGTTCAGGAGCTTCAGCTTAATTTGGAACAAATTGAGAAAAGTGGATTTGAGCATTTTATGCTGAAAGAGATTCACGAACAGCCAAATGCCATCAGCGATACCTACAGGGGGAGAATGCTGGTAAAAAAAGGCATTATAAAGATGGCAGGTGTTGATGATAATATTGAGCGTATCGCCAACGCGAAACGAATTATTATAGTTGCATGCGGAACCTCATGGCATGCCGGACTCGTGGCAGAATATATTTTTGAAGATATTGCCCGAATTCCAGTAGAAGTGGAATATGCTTCAGAATTCAGGTATAGAAATCCTGTTATTACAGAAAATGATGTGGTGATCGCCATTTCACAAAGTGGTGAAACCGCTGATACCATGGCGGCAATTAAATTAGCCAAGGAAAAAGGGGCTTTTACTTTTGGAGTTTGCAATGTGGTGGGCTCTTCGATTTCGAGGGAAACCCATGCAGGTGCCTATACCCATGCAGGCCCGGAGATTGGAGTTGCTTCAACAAAAGCTTTTACGACGCAGATCACTGTATTAACCCTGATGGCGCTCAAATTAGGTAAATTTAAAGGCACAATTTCTAATAGTGATTTTCAATTTCACCTTCAGGAAATGGAGCGGATTCCGGAAAAAGTGATGAAAGCTTTGAAATCTGATGAGCTTATTCAAAAAATCGCCTATACCTATAAAGATGCTCCTAACTGTCTATATTTAGGAAGAGGATATAACTTCCCGGTAGCACTTGAAGGGGCGCTTAAGCTCAAGGAGATCTCTTATATCCATGCTGAAGGTTATCCGGCCGCAGAAATGAAACATGGCCCTATCGCGCTTATCGATGAACAGATGCCGGTTGTGGTAATTGCTACCAAAAAAGGACATTACGAAAAAGTGGTGAGCAATATTCAGGAAATAAAATCCAGAAAAGGAAAGATCATCGCGGTAGTGACCGAAGGTGATGGCGAAGTAAGGGAACTTGCCGATCACGTGATCGAAGTGCCTGAAACCATCGAGTCCTTAACACCTTTACTGACCACTATTCCGCTGCAGTTGCTTTCTTATCACATCGCAGTAATGCTTGGTAAGAATGTAGATCAGCCAAGAAACCTCGCTAAATCGGTGACGGTGGAATAG